From the Pseudarthrobacter sp. MM222 genome, one window contains:
- a CDS encoding Fic family protein: protein MSTHEEQFGALGFTWDWDPAWGSVPEAGNGRLYSFEEATPRYVHNITAANGNPITLPEIHIMQSAMTVGGRRLEDHEEVVNLLKAFGYVRRRSDRDPKGTQAFTVDRKIVSIIHEIALRHEDADPGKFRGEGHSGVTMTFQVGSAFCPTQSDDGGEELRQEFAVAREFLNAMVDPIEKALAYYCLGVRNRFFLDGNKRAALLTANGLLLQAGRAVVTVEPSGLTALNEIIREFLYEGDATPVMAALAAHIDTESSGKGRTLQKQRAARRAKALLAREGA, encoded by the coding sequence ATGAGTACGCACGAGGAGCAATTCGGGGCTTTGGGCTTCACCTGGGACTGGGACCCTGCTTGGGGATCAGTGCCCGAAGCAGGAAATGGTCGCCTGTACTCCTTCGAGGAAGCAACGCCCCGCTACGTCCATAACATCACTGCGGCAAACGGAAATCCTATAACGCTTCCGGAGATACACATTATGCAGTCAGCCATGACAGTTGGCGGCCGCCGGCTTGAAGACCACGAAGAAGTGGTCAACCTGCTGAAAGCATTCGGCTACGTACGGAGGCGTAGTGATCGGGATCCTAAGGGCACGCAAGCGTTCACTGTGGATAGGAAGATAGTGAGCATAATCCACGAAATCGCCCTGCGGCATGAAGATGCTGACCCGGGCAAGTTTCGAGGCGAAGGTCACTCCGGCGTAACAATGACCTTCCAAGTTGGAAGCGCATTCTGCCCGACACAGAGCGATGACGGAGGCGAAGAACTCCGGCAGGAATTCGCAGTAGCGCGCGAGTTCCTTAACGCAATGGTTGACCCTATAGAAAAAGCCCTAGCCTACTATTGCTTGGGCGTTCGAAACAGATTTTTCCTTGACGGCAACAAACGGGCGGCTTTGTTGACCGCCAACGGGTTGCTACTGCAAGCGGGGCGCGCCGTCGTCACTGTCGAGCCGTCGGGGCTAACCGCCCTCAACGAGATCATCCGAGAATTCCTATATGAGGGGGATGCAACGCCAGTAATGGCGGCACTCGCCGCGCACATAGACACCGAGTCGTCAGGCAAAGGGAGGACTCTTCAAAAACAGAGAGCCGCTCGCCGAGCAAAAGCGCTACTCGCACGGGAAGGAGCGTAG